From Calothrix sp. PCC 6303, a single genomic window includes:
- a CDS encoding type IV toxin-antitoxin system AbiEi family antitoxin domain-containing protein, translating to MSGQALEAGIEEHQIEGVTVRVYCLAKTIADCFKFRNKIGLDVAIEALRDCWREQRCTMDEIWHYAKICRVQNVIRPYLESLE from the coding sequence ATGTCTGGCCAAGCATTAGAAGCAGGAATTGAGGAACATCAAATAGAAGGTGTAACTGTGCGGGTTTATTGTCTCGCTAAAACAATTGCAGATTGCTTCAAGTTTCGCAACAAAATTGGTCTTGATGTTGCCATAGAAGCACTACGAGACTGTTGGCGAGAACAACGCTGCACAATGGATGAAATCTGGCATTATGCCAAGATTTGCCGAGTTCAAAATGTAATCCGTCCATATCTAGAATCACTTGAATGA
- a CDS encoding nucleotidyl transferase AbiEii/AbiGii toxin family protein — MSRKQIRNVPASIRSQLLHLSKQRGEDFNYLLMHYGSDRLLYRLSQSPYQKQFILKGATLFRVWNGEPHRATKDLDLLSFGANDVSSLMEIFKEICRQQYDQDGISFHEETVRGEKIKEEQEYEGVRINLQAKLDSTKISIQVDIGFGDAVTPLPEEALLPSILDLPAPRLQIYPRETVVAEKFQAMVALGISNSRLKDFYDIWFLCQSFEFQGNLLVYRDTSY, encoded by the coding sequence ATGAGTCGAAAGCAAATTCGTAACGTACCAGCCTCAATCCGAAGTCAATTACTTCATTTATCAAAACAGCGGGGAGAAGATTTTAATTACCTCCTGATGCACTATGGTTCGGATCGACTTTTGTACAGACTTAGCCAATCTCCATACCAAAAACAATTCATCCTGAAGGGAGCAACTCTTTTCAGGGTATGGAATGGGGAACCTCATAGAGCAACAAAGGATTTAGATTTGCTGAGTTTTGGGGCTAATGATGTTTCCAGTTTGATGGAAATATTTAAAGAAATTTGTCGTCAACAATATGATCAAGATGGTATTAGTTTTCACGAAGAAACTGTCAGAGGAGAAAAAATAAAAGAAGAGCAAGAATATGAAGGAGTCAGAATCAACTTGCAAGCAAAGCTAGATTCTACCAAAATTTCTATTCAAGTTGATATTGGATTTGGGGATGCAGTTACTCCATTACCTGAAGAAGCTTTACTGCCAAGCATTTTGGATTTACCGGCTCCACGTCTGCAAATTTACCCTCGTGAAACAGTAGTTGCTGAAAAGTTTCAAGCAATGGTTGCTCTTGGCATTAGTAATAGCCGGCTAAAAGACTTTTACGATATTTGGTTTCTTTGTCAAAGTTTTGAGTTTCAAGGAAATTTACTTGTTTACAGAGACACAAGTTACTGA
- a CDS encoding caspase family protein, producing the protein MGKYALLIGIDTYGEGLQPLPAASKDVAALREVLLNPQMGGFDEAKPMINPTQSEMAREIELWFQDRQPEDLVLLFFSGHGVKDDRRDLYFAAANTEKQRDRLLVSTAIPARFIHDCIRSCKAKYQVLILDCCFSGAFGDSIPRDDGEIPLKEQLGAEGRVVLTSTSAVDYSFEEKGADLSIYTRYLVEGIATGAADENEDGVITVDELHRYAGRKVKETSPVMSPTLITLKDEGFRIRVARSPQDAPSLKYRKEVEQIAAEDEGEADSILSRHKNVRLRIRMNGGMAWNVFRIPRYVYLDHHILILKTKEISFTVNAETNIGTHTLCIGESSYMHSRRLHFPEAGYYEVYCRSDFIKGLIISDPEKL; encoded by the coding sequence ATGGGAAAGTATGCACTCTTAATCGGCATTGATACCTATGGTGAAGGGTTACAACCCTTACCAGCGGCTTCTAAGGATGTGGCAGCGTTGCGAGAGGTGCTGCTGAACCCTCAGATGGGCGGGTTCGATGAGGCAAAACCGATGATTAATCCCACGCAGTCAGAGATGGCGCGGGAAATTGAGTTGTGGTTTCAGGATCGGCAACCAGAGGATTTGGTTTTGCTGTTCTTTTCGGGTCATGGGGTAAAGGACGATCGCCGCGATTTATATTTTGCTGCTGCCAATACCGAAAAACAGCGCGATCGCCTGTTGGTTTCCACCGCCATCCCTGCCCGATTCATCCATGACTGTATTCGTAGCTGCAAAGCCAAATATCAGGTACTCATCCTCGACTGCTGCTTTAGCGGAGCCTTCGGTGATTCGATCCCACGAGATGATGGCGAAATCCCCTTGAAAGAACAACTGGGTGCCGAAGGGCGAGTGGTGCTGACCTCCACTAGTGCGGTGGACTACTCTTTTGAAGAGAAGGGCGCGGATTTATCCATCTATACCCGCTACCTAGTGGAAGGGATTGCCACTGGCGCAGCCGATGAGAACGAAGATGGCGTGATCACGGTAGATGAACTGCATCGCTATGCTGGACGCAAGGTGAAGGAAACCTCACCAGTCATGAGTCCCACCCTGATTACGCTTAAGGATGAGGGTTTTCGGATTCGAGTGGCGCGATCGCCCCAGGATGCCCCTAGTCTGAAATACCGCAAAGAAGTGGAGCAAATCGCGGCTGAGGACGAAGGAGAAGCCGATTCCATACTCAGCCGCCACAAAAACGTTAGGCTGAGAATACGGATGAATGGAGGGATGGCCTGGAATGTATTTAGGATACCTAGATACGTCTATCTCGATCATCATATATTGATCCTAAAGACTAAGGAGATTAGTTTTACCGTAAATGCAGAGACTAATATCGGAACACATACACTCTGCATTGGCGAATCTTCTTATATGCATTCACGAAGGTTACACTTTCCTGAAGCGGGTTATTACGAGGTGTATTGCCGATCTGATTTTATTAAGGGACTCATAATTAGTGACCCGGAGAAATTGTGA
- a CDS encoding AAA family ATPase, whose protein sequence is MYSKGTLIFFCGKMGAGKSTLSRQISQELNAILLSEDDWLSTLYPEEIKNFDDYLKYANRLKPLLISHIRNILNSGVSVVMDFPANTKNQRAWFKNIFLTENIPHRLIYLEIDDKTCIEQIAKRRETNPERSVFDTEEVFRHVTTFFQPPSADEGFSIEVVKR, encoded by the coding sequence ATGTACTCAAAAGGGACTTTGATATTTTTCTGTGGGAAAATGGGCGCTGGTAAATCTACATTATCCCGTCAAATCTCTCAAGAATTAAATGCAATCCTCCTATCTGAGGATGATTGGTTATCAACTCTTTACCCAGAAGAAATCAAGAATTTTGATGATTATTTGAAATATGCAAATCGCCTCAAACCACTATTAATATCCCATATCAGAAACATACTTAATTCTGGAGTTTCTGTAGTTATGGATTTTCCAGCAAATACAAAGAATCAAAGAGCATGGTTCAAGAATATATTTTTAACCGAGAACATTCCCCATCGCCTAATCTATCTTGAGATAGATGACAAAACCTGCATAGAGCAAATTGCCAAACGGCGAGAAACCAATCCAGAGCGATCGGTTTTTGATACCGAAGAAGTTTTCCGTCATGTAACCACTTTCTTTCAGCCACCATCTGCTGATGAGGGATTTTCTATTGAGGTTGTAAAACGCTGA
- a CDS encoding nucleotidyltransferase domain-containing protein: MNQQLPDFIHDVVERLQSIEGIASVALGGSRARGNHTPKSDVDLGIYYQPDNPIDVIALNKLACELDDNHRPNLITPIGGWGKWINGGGWLKIKNMPVDFLYRDVAQVDRVIDDCRLGKITIDYQPGHPHGFVSSIYMGEVAISLSLCDSHGVLAALQAKTQPYPIELQKATIDTFAWEISFSLLVGKKSIARGDIAHAAGCCFRSIACINQVLFALNHEYLLNEKGAVAMANNFAVCPHNYQQRVESAFALLATKSIAEAVAILEEIELELSQWYGERRLEM, translated from the coding sequence ATGAATCAGCAATTACCTGACTTTATTCATGATGTTGTCGAACGTTTGCAGTCAATTGAGGGGATTGCATCTGTAGCACTCGGAGGTTCTCGCGCAAGAGGTAATCACACCCCAAAGTCAGATGTGGATTTAGGAATTTATTACCAACCAGACAATCCCATCGATGTAATTGCTCTCAATAAACTTGCTTGCGAACTTGATGATAATCATCGTCCCAATCTGATTACACCAATTGGTGGATGGGGAAAATGGATTAATGGTGGTGGTTGGCTCAAGATTAAAAATATGCCTGTGGATTTTCTCTATCGTGATGTTGCTCAGGTCGATCGCGTTATTGATGATTGCAGACTTGGGAAAATTACGATTGATTATCAACCCGGACATCCCCACGGTTTTGTCTCCTCAATTTATATGGGGGAAGTTGCTATTTCTTTATCACTTTGTGATTCTCATGGTGTTCTCGCAGCTTTGCAAGCCAAAACCCAACCCTATCCCATAGAACTACAAAAAGCAACTATTGATACCTTTGCTTGGGAAATTAGCTTTTCGCTGTTAGTTGGGAAAAAGTCAATTGCACGAGGTGATATAGCCCATGCAGCAGGTTGTTGTTTCCGCAGTATTGCTTGTATAAATCAGGTATTATTTGCACTAAATCATGAGTACCTACTGAATGAGAAAGGAGCAGTCGCTATGGCGAATAATTTTGCTGTGTGTCCGCACAACTATCAACAACGGGTAGAGTCGGCTTTTGCTTTGTTAGCAACAAAATCAATTGCGGAAGCTGTAGCTATTTTGGAAGAAATTGAGCTTGAGTTGAGTCAATGGTATGGCGAACGCCGTTTAGAGATGTAA
- a CDS encoding GNAT family N-acetyltransferase, translating to MKQSDRSQDLREYINSQIAIRLFEERDAEQIALLFHDTVREINIRDYSSNQVRAWAPDNIYFRDWVKMCSSRFTYIADDMGIIAGFGELEANGHIDCFYCHKNYQGCGVGKQIYRAIEAKAIELSLSRLFVEVSITAKPFFQRMGFSIVQKQEVTCRGESFVNYVMEKSL from the coding sequence ATGAAACAATCCGATCGCAGTCAAGACCTCCGCGAATACATAAATAGTCAGATTGCAATACGATTATTTGAAGAACGGGATGCCGAACAAATAGCCTTGTTATTCCATGACACGGTTCGTGAAATCAATATCCGCGACTACTCAAGCAACCAAGTTCGGGCATGGGCACCGGATAATATCTACTTTAGAGACTGGGTGAAAATGTGTTCAAGTCGATTTACATATATTGCCGATGATATGGGCATAATTGCTGGGTTTGGAGAGCTAGAAGCGAATGGTCATATCGACTGTTTTTATTGCCATAAAAATTACCAAGGTTGCGGTGTCGGTAAGCAAATTTATCGAGCAATTGAAGCAAAAGCAATTGAGTTGTCATTGAGCCGATTGTTTGTTGAGGTTAGTATTACCGCAAAACCGTTTTTCCAACGCATGGGGTTTTCAATTGTCCAAAAGCAGGAGGTAACTTGTCGGGGTGAAAGTTTTGTTAATTACGTAATGGAAAAGTCTCTTTAA
- a CDS encoding HXXEE domain-containing protein, with amino-acid sequence MALQNLSVWLLAFALILHTVAEVWLPAYEKVKPDWRLVLFDTGLFLENIPVFLFAFVTAFAGWQWQILGMILPAVGLTHPLLDHLFLSWKYQQLRPGTLSGLFLLFPLSIWVYYLGYTRQLLSLQAGLISGVIGLAISVRLLWEVRKVPGSQTS; translated from the coding sequence ATGGCATTACAAAATTTATCGGTTTGGCTATTAGCATTCGCGTTAATTCTCCATACAGTCGCCGAAGTATGGCTCCCAGCCTACGAAAAAGTGAAACCAGATTGGCGTTTAGTTCTTTTTGATACTGGATTATTTTTAGAAAATATACCCGTATTTCTCTTTGCATTTGTTACAGCCTTTGCAGGGTGGCAATGGCAAATTTTGGGGATGATTTTACCTGCTGTTGGTCTTACCCATCCCCTACTCGACCATCTATTTTTGAGTTGGAAATATCAACAACTCCGTCCCGGTACTTTGAGTGGATTATTTTTACTATTCCCCTTAAGTATTTGGGTTTATTATCTGGGATATACCCGGCAGTTGTTAAGCTTGCAAGCAGGGTTAATTAGTGGTGTAATCGGCTTGGCGATATCAGTACGGCTACTTTGGGAGGTAAGAAAAGTACCTGGGAGTCAAACTTCGTGA
- a CDS encoding AAA family ATPase: MADLASVLTANGKQYYSGKPISPQDCQEYGLSPYLPSTELIKAVNLAIFLEKRPLLLKGEPGCGKTTLAQAIAHELGLPYEAWYIKSTTRARDGL, translated from the coding sequence ATGGCTGATTTAGCAAGCGTACTCACCGCCAATGGTAAGCAATATTACAGTGGTAAGCCAATTTCACCCCAGGATTGCCAAGAATACGGACTTTCCCCTTACCTACCATCAACCGAACTCATCAAAGCCGTTAATCTCGCTATTTTCCTGGAAAAACGTCCTTTATTGCTCAAAGGGGAACCGGGATGCGGTAAAACTACATTAGCGCAGGCGATCGCTCACGAATTGGGTTTACCCTACGAAGCTTGGTATATTAAATCCACAACCAGAGCTAGAGACGGACTCTAG
- a CDS encoding caspase family protein, translating to MSRDALVVGINKYPFLKDSTGNNKHLTTPSSDAEAIAQLLEAHKNFRVKRFPVSIIDGKSQVDPDKPFKTDELEKAILDLFLPETEKPPETALLFFAGHGLRKQLRQNLTQGFLAASDVNPGKIWGFSLRDLWDILQQSQVKQQIIWLDCCFAGELLNFKDTELGRQSSGCDRSLIAASRDYEPAYQQLDGKHGVLTGAILAGLNPHQVPEDEWITNRTLAVSVEQSLQKYYDLAKIPQTPLISNHGEAIKLVQGKAKPTSESQNEDAVNIQFRLLFHEILNADFKHQVPVVKQVIQKHQTAAFLIHGEQYCGQQLLVTRLSHLKPKWKNISPIKVDVGQRAVGSRLPYLWQQLTSWFGLPKDAQSHQIIERVCDRLLTQDVIFIFDRVNDMQPRILSGWLQEFWEPLVARVEEHCPSKHRNTHLLMFLVDNNGSVCKSDILLAQKCDEPNYPLMPLHLPPISPFTVDVLDELIDRVATIPKLQMHVDLTSQILLEKSENGIPEFVYEEICDFCGHSWEGGLAKWLI from the coding sequence ATGAGCCGAGATGCTTTAGTCGTAGGAATCAACAAATACCCCTTCCTCAAAGATTCAACGGGTAACAATAAGCATCTCACTACCCCTTCATCTGATGCAGAAGCGATCGCGCAACTTCTAGAAGCCCACAAAAACTTCCGAGTCAAACGCTTCCCAGTCAGCATTATCGATGGAAAATCCCAAGTTGATCCAGATAAACCCTTCAAAACCGATGAATTAGAAAAAGCCATCCTTGATTTATTCCTCCCAGAAACCGAAAAACCCCCAGAAACAGCGTTACTATTTTTCGCGGGACATGGATTGCGGAAGCAGTTAAGGCAAAATTTAACACAGGGTTTTTTAGCTGCTAGCGATGTGAACCCAGGCAAAATATGGGGGTTTTCGCTACGAGATTTATGGGATATATTGCAGCAAAGCCAAGTCAAGCAACAGATTATTTGGTTAGATTGCTGCTTTGCTGGAGAATTGCTCAATTTTAAAGATACGGAACTGGGAAGACAAAGTTCAGGATGCGATCGCTCTTTAATCGCAGCATCCCGTGACTATGAACCAGCTTATCAGCAATTAGATGGGAAACATGGGGTACTTACAGGTGCTATTTTGGCAGGACTTAACCCGCATCAAGTTCCAGAAGACGAATGGATTACAAATCGGACGCTTGCGGTTTCCGTCGAGCAGAGCCTACAAAAATACTACGATTTAGCAAAAATTCCCCAAACTCCACTGATTAGCAACCACGGGGAAGCTATTAAGCTGGTGCAAGGAAAAGCAAAACCTACATCAGAATCGCAAAATGAGGATGCTGTCAACATCCAATTTCGGTTACTTTTTCACGAAATTCTCAACGCAGACTTTAAACACCAAGTACCTGTTGTCAAGCAAGTTATCCAAAAACACCAAACAGCAGCTTTTTTGATTCACGGGGAGCAATACTGCGGACAGCAACTTTTGGTAACTCGTTTATCTCACCTCAAACCCAAGTGGAAAAATATATCACCCATTAAAGTTGATGTCGGACAAAGGGCTGTAGGTAGTCGTTTGCCGTATTTATGGCAACAACTGACTTCCTGGTTTGGTTTACCCAAGGATGCCCAATCCCATCAAATTATAGAACGGGTATGCGATCGGCTTTTAACTCAAGATGTAATTTTTATTTTCGACAGGGTAAACGATATGCAGCCAAGGATATTATCTGGGTGGCTTCAGGAATTTTGGGAACCGCTTGTAGCTAGGGTAGAAGAACATTGTCCATCAAAACACAGGAATACACACCTGTTAATGTTTCTGGTAGATAATAATGGCAGTGTTTGCAAGTCGGATATTTTGCTAGCACAAAAATGTGATGAACCAAACTATCCTCTCATGCCTCTTCACTTACCACCCATTAGCCCATTTACAGTAGATGTGTTGGATGAGTTAATTGATCGGGTGGCGACAATACCAAAACTGCAAATGCATGTTGATTTAACTTCCCAAATATTATTAGAAAAGTCGGAAAACGGGATTCCTGAGTTTGTTTATGAAGAAATTTGTGATTTTTGTGGTCATAGCTGGGAAGGAGGATTGGCAAAATGGCTGATTTAG
- a CDS encoding caspase family protein: MIKIINVYLFTMRRDALVVGINQYPFLKDTPTSPAKHLTTPAADAEAIAQLLENHGDFRVKRLPESIIEGKLQVDPKKKVTTEELETAIANLFLPNSNNIPTTALLFFAGHGLRRTLDTQKQGFLAVSDTNFSREKWGMSLEDLWDILQKSQVKQQVIWLDCCFSGELLNFRDTELGRQNSGCDRCLIAASRDYEVAYQQLDSKHGLFSSALIAGIDPYKNQENEWVTNEQLTIVVRQKLQKYYREKRISQIPQISNHGEAIKLILGKPNPLDKFLQALVRQVDNKLPFSTKIREELQEIQHHWNLKNEDIELLYIRLAKELYKQNRLQESIYIFKEALVVNPNNPIIHEQLAYILLENGQIEDAIHAYEYVINLKPNNINLHVWFGTVFYRTNQLGRAIEAYKLAIKFSDNKSVDLAKIYYLLGKTFYQCDIFNDDAVRSYEEAIKIKQDYPEAMAGLAMALYKAGNYLGACETLKKAIDFQPKNPDFRRDLGIIFAGQGKYKDAIVEFKEAINQNAINSMPDPVAYTHYAFALLANNQKKKAESEIKLAVELFRKQGMNDAAEQMEYLFEQIKKESSWGNLFKRFIANT; the protein is encoded by the coding sequence TTGATAAAAATTATAAATGTATATTTATTTACTATGAGACGAGATGCACTTGTAGTTGGTATCAATCAATATCCTTTTTTAAAGGATACACCGACAAGCCCTGCAAAACACCTGACAACACCTGCTGCTGATGCGGAAGCGATCGCGCAATTGCTAGAAAATCATGGTGATTTTCGGGTTAAGCGTCTGCCAGAAAGCATAATTGAAGGGAAATTACAGGTTGATCCAAAGAAAAAAGTCACAACAGAAGAGTTAGAAACAGCGATCGCAAACCTCTTTCTCCCGAATAGTAATAATATCCCAACAACTGCACTGTTATTTTTTGCTGGACATGGACTGCGAAGGACTCTAGATACACAAAAGCAAGGTTTTTTGGCAGTTAGCGATACTAATTTCAGTAGAGAGAAATGGGGTATGTCACTGGAAGATTTATGGGATATTTTGCAGAAAAGCCAAGTAAAGCAACAAGTTATTTGGCTGGATTGTTGTTTTAGTGGAGAATTGCTAAATTTTAGAGATACTGAACTGGGAAGACAGAACTCTGGTTGCGATCGCTGTTTGATTGCAGCATCTCGTGATTATGAAGTAGCTTATCAGCAGCTGGATAGCAAGCATGGATTATTCAGCAGTGCGCTGATTGCTGGGATTGACCCTTACAAAAATCAAGAAAATGAGTGGGTTACGAATGAACAACTAACTATAGTAGTACGCCAAAAGTTACAGAAATACTACAGAGAAAAAAGAATCTCCCAAATTCCACAAATAAGCAATCATGGTGAAGCTATTAAACTAATTTTAGGAAAACCTAATCCATTAGATAAGTTTCTACAAGCTTTAGTTCGGCAAGTTGATAATAAATTACCATTTTCTACGAAAATAAGAGAGGAATTGCAAGAGATTCAACATCATTGGAATCTGAAAAATGAAGATATTGAATTACTTTACATTCGTTTAGCAAAAGAACTTTACAAGCAAAATAGATTACAAGAATCGATTTATATATTTAAAGAAGCACTTGTGGTTAATCCAAATAATCCTATAATTCATGAGCAATTAGCATATATTTTGCTAGAGAATGGACAAATAGAAGATGCTATTCATGCATATGAATATGTGATTAATCTCAAACCAAACAATATCAATCTTCATGTATGGTTTGGAACAGTTTTTTATAGAACAAATCAGCTTGGAAGAGCAATTGAAGCATATAAGTTAGCAATTAAATTTAGTGACAATAAATCTGTTGATTTAGCAAAAATATACTATTTGCTAGGAAAAACATTTTATCAATGTGACATCTTTAATGATGATGCTGTTAGAAGTTATGAAGAAGCTATCAAAATAAAGCAAGATTATCCAGAAGCAATGGCTGGATTAGCAATGGCATTATATAAGGCAGGAAATTATTTGGGTGCATGTGAGACATTAAAAAAAGCAATTGACTTCCAACCAAAAAATCCTGACTTTCGCCGCGATTTAGGAATAATTTTTGCTGGACAGGGAAAATACAAGGATGCAATTGTTGAGTTTAAAGAAGCTATAAACCAAAATGCTATAAATAGTATGCCCGATCCAGTCGCTTATACACACTATGCGTTTGCGCTACTTGCAAATAATCAAAAAAAGAAAGCAGAAAGTGAAATAAAACTAGCTGTTGAGCTATTCAGAAAGCAAGGTATGAATGATGCAGCCGAGCAAATGGAATACTTATTTGAACAAATTAAAAAAGAAAGTAGTTGGGGAAACTTATTCAAGCGATTTATCGCTAATACTTAG
- a CDS encoding CHAT domain-containing protein yields the protein MNSSINKTLIALLLAIKELQIPLSKDEQTILQDVGQQLDIDPDYWDFIEEQITALIEGNYTLNQLFKAKIRKLDALDGRIPREFLPNLAELKTELFGETKEIVTFDGSSNGENRNRTTQIIDITSTILKTENQDQTTKQLVFLEQISQYVDNYRYFNTYFTEFKNQTIIPTTEPLIHGQTYLLCINISPEPQGIDTTTFPDKTLTRVWNDQETLLLDVAVTSKDFHINATTKKLSLPRTGASDNLIFTVKPHKFDGRGYIQVELFYRGYLLQSKQLAILIIPTVGADIPESLRPPQSSRVIFTTTDLLTNEKLARLPERFLTIDVQVDMQDGTTDLRFLDRTQGNRELVSYETNLQSGLGSAIASVRKKLKAIASTKEGYQFKIQGDMPLLNTWLPQLADAGRRLYRLLLPENKSQTLGEDKGEKLRAALKPDSVIQINPINNPILGLRNTTIPWGLLYERKVIPSKQLQVCQQFQSHDIDCNSCPAKNDYNFVCPHAFWGYRYAIEQLPGWTNEESSYTPNLVWEINNTQPLHINFNVWRDFRFWKNHLPKLEKLGSVKMLVAEERIELQDIWATYSSDLDIIYFYCHGGIDEVENIPYLQLSDEKIYSNTIDALEVNWQHRPLVLLNGCSTGDYSPESYMNLINDFRGAGASGVIGTECPVPEMFAEPYALALLTRVFRGEPLGKAMLAVRREMLQQNLNPLGLVYSLYAPYEIALARAVTHH from the coding sequence ATGAATTCTTCCATTAACAAAACCCTCATAGCCCTATTGCTGGCTATTAAAGAGCTACAAATTCCCTTAAGCAAAGACGAACAAACAATCCTGCAAGATGTCGGACAACAGCTGGATATTGACCCTGATTATTGGGACTTTATCGAAGAACAGATAACAGCACTTATTGAAGGTAATTATACCTTAAACCAACTTTTTAAGGCGAAAATACGCAAATTAGATGCTTTGGATGGTCGAATACCTAGAGAATTTTTGCCTAATTTAGCTGAGTTAAAAACAGAACTTTTTGGAGAGACAAAAGAAATTGTCACCTTCGATGGTTCAAGCAACGGCGAGAATAGGAATAGGACTACACAAATAATTGATATTACTAGCACTATTCTAAAGACAGAAAACCAAGACCAAACTACCAAGCAACTCGTTTTTTTAGAACAAATCTCCCAGTACGTAGATAATTATCGTTACTTTAATACTTACTTTACTGAATTCAAGAACCAAACAATAATCCCCACAACCGAACCCCTAATCCACGGACAGACTTATTTACTATGTATAAACATTAGCCCTGAACCCCAAGGAATAGATACAACTACCTTCCCCGATAAAACCTTAACTCGGGTTTGGAACGACCAAGAAACCCTACTTCTAGATGTCGCGGTTACTTCCAAAGATTTCCATATTAATGCAACTACCAAAAAATTATCCTTACCCCGCACAGGTGCATCTGATAACCTGATATTTACAGTCAAACCTCATAAATTTGATGGTCGCGGTTACATCCAAGTCGAGTTATTCTACCGTGGCTACTTGCTTCAATCCAAGCAACTTGCAATCCTAATTATTCCTACAGTTGGTGCAGATATCCCCGAATCATTGCGTCCTCCCCAAAGCAGTCGCGTTATATTTACTACCACTGATTTACTAACAAACGAAAAATTAGCACGTCTTCCAGAGCGATTCTTAACTATAGATGTACAGGTTGATATGCAAGATGGTACCACCGACCTGCGTTTTCTAGACAGGACTCAGGGGAACCGAGAATTAGTATCCTATGAAACGAACTTACAGTCCGGATTGGGAAGTGCGATCGCTTCTGTGCGAAAAAAATTAAAAGCGATCGCATCTACTAAGGAAGGCTATCAGTTTAAAATCCAAGGGGATATGCCATTACTGAATACTTGGCTACCTCAGTTGGCTGATGCTGGTCGAAGGTTGTATCGTTTGTTACTACCAGAGAACAAAAGTCAAACATTAGGCGAAGATAAGGGGGAAAAGTTACGAGCCGCCTTGAAGCCTGATAGTGTGATTCAAATTAACCCAATTAATAATCCCATTTTAGGGTTAAGAAATACAACAATTCCTTGGGGCTTACTATACGAGCGCAAAGTTATACCTAGCAAACAACTTCAAGTTTGCCAGCAATTTCAGAGTCACGATATCGACTGTAATAGTTGTCCTGCCAAAAATGATTATAATTTTGTTTGTCCCCATGCTTTTTGGGGCTATCGTTATGCGATCGAGCAATTACCAGGTTGGACAAATGAAGAAAGTTCTTACACACCTAATTTGGTATGGGAAATTAATAATACTCAGCCTTTACACATCAATTTCAATGTTTGGCGAGATTTTCGGTTTTGGAAAAACCACCTGCCTAAACTGGAAAAACTTGGCTCAGTGAAAATGCTAGTAGCTGAGGAACGTATCGAACTTCAAGATATTTGGGCAACCTATAGTTCAGATTTAGATATTATCTACTTTTATTGTCACGGTGGCATTGATGAAGTTGAAAATATTCCTTATTTGCAATTAAGCGATGAAAAAATATACAGTAATACAATTGATGCTTTGGAAGTTAATTGGCAACATCGTCCTTTAGTTTTACTAAACGGCTGCTCTACAGGAGATTATAGTCCCGAAAGTTATATGAATTTAATTAACGACTTTCGTGGGGCGGGAGCAAGTGGTGTCATTGGTACAGAATGTCCCGTACCGGAAATGTTTGCTGAACCTTATGCTTTGGCATTATTGACAAGGGTATTTCGAGGAGAACCTTTAGGAAAAGCCATGCTTGCAGTGCGTCGGGAAATGCTTCAGCAAAATCTCAATCCTTTAGGCTTAGTTTATTCATTGTATGCTCCTTATGAGATTGCTTTAGCTCGTGCTGTTACCCATCACTAG
- a CDS encoding plasmid partition protein ParG has product MSKKTRTERLNLSMDENLKRHFNTVCTWKGVNMSDVAHELIEHWVKENAPPGLFDKPDDVDDKNGK; this is encoded by the coding sequence ATGTCTAAAAAAACGAGGACGGAGAGACTTAATTTATCGATGGACGAAAATCTGAAGCGACATTTTAATACCGTGTGTACGTGGAAGGGTGTAAACATGAGCGATGTAGCGCACGAATTAATCGAACACTGGGTTAAGGAGAATGCACCGCCAGGGCTTTTTGATAAACCAGATGATGTTGATGATAAAAATGGGAAGTAG